A single region of the Planctomycetota bacterium genome encodes:
- a CDS encoding tetratricopeptide repeat protein, with protein sequence MGSILLKHYIITCLALLLFAFQNGCDVRVNNPELVTNIGASFETQGKYEKALRHYNMAIQSNPNYSLAWVNKGGVLLKLNRPKESLEATNKALELNPNNSKVWVNKGNAFCMLNNSDEALKAFDKAIEIDPKNADAWYNKGDTLGQSSRFEEALEAFNTALKINPNDFGAWIGKGTSLGMLERYEEALNAFDRAIKINPKFAMAWSNRGSALLKLNRFNEAITSFNKAIQLNPSLEKPLRPRINEAKEKAKERK encoded by the coding sequence ATGGGCAGCATTCTTCTCAAACATTATATTATTACTTGCCTCGCCTTATTATTATTCGCATTTCAAAATGGCTGCGATGTTCGTGTCAATAATCCTGAGTTGGTGACAAACATTGGCGCTTCCTTTGAAACACAAGGCAAATACGAGAAAGCTCTAAGGCACTATAATATGGCCATCCAATCTAACCCGAATTATTCTCTTGCCTGGGTTAATAAAGGAGGCGTGCTTTTAAAGTTAAACCGTCCTAAAGAATCACTTGAAGCCACCAATAAAGCCCTTGAACTTAATCCGAATAATTCCAAGGTTTGGGTTAATAAAGGAAATGCCTTTTGCATGTTAAATAACAGTGACGAAGCGCTTAAGGCATTTGATAAAGCCATTGAAATTGACCCTAAAAATGCTGATGCATGGTATAATAAAGGAGATACCTTGGGGCAATCAAGTCGTTTTGAAGAAGCGCTCGAGGCCTTTAATACAGCCCTTAAAATCAACCCTAACGATTTCGGGGCATGGATAGGCAAGGGCACTTCTTTAGGAATGTTAGAGCGTTATGAAGAAGCTCTCAATGCTTTTGACAGAGCAATTAAAATCAACCCCAAATTCGCTATGGCTTGGTCCAACAGAGGGTCTGCTTTGTTAAAACTAAACCGTTTTAACGAAGCGATTACGTCATTCAACAAAGCTATTCAATTAAACCCGTCGCTTGAAAAACCATTAAGACCCAGAATCAACGAGGCAAAAGAAAAGGCGAAAGAAAGAAAATAG
- a CDS encoding exopolyphosphatase, whose amino-acid sequence MRIFTRGDLDGFACSVLVTTMESVKEIMFVHPKDAQDGRFEATSEDILVNLPYVKGCGLWFDHHISEEKKLKDMKGFKGAYAVAPSAARVVYNYYRSPKLDAYKEMLHDIDRFDSGQLTTEDVVNPKGWILLGYTLDPRSGLGPEFQKYFRWLVEYVKEVPLDKVLEHREVKKRIDKLRAEQAEFTQILKEHAKQDGNVVLTDLRHLNNVPTGNRFLVYTMFPEANAEVRIFWGKAKQNVVIACGHSIFNRTCKANVGRMLAEYGGGGHTGAGTCQVPVEKSEQVIKEIIQRLKENK is encoded by the coding sequence ATGCGCATATTTACACGCGGAGATTTGGACGGTTTTGCCTGTTCGGTCCTGGTCACCACCATGGAAAGCGTCAAGGAGATAATGTTTGTCCATCCCAAGGACGCCCAGGACGGCCGGTTCGAGGCGACCAGCGAGGATATCCTGGTCAACCTGCCCTATGTCAAGGGCTGCGGCCTGTGGTTCGACCATCACATCTCCGAAGAAAAGAAACTCAAGGATATGAAGGGCTTTAAAGGCGCCTATGCCGTGGCCCCCAGCGCGGCCCGGGTGGTTTACAACTATTATCGCTCGCCTAAACTCGACGCCTACAAAGAAATGCTCCACGACATCGACCGGTTTGACAGCGGACAGTTGACTACCGAAGACGTGGTTAACCCCAAGGGCTGGATTCTGCTGGGTTATACCCTGGACCCGCGCTCAGGCCTGGGCCCGGAATTCCAGAAATACTTCCGCTGGCTGGTGGAATATGTCAAGGAGGTGCCGCTCGATAAGGTGCTGGAGCACCGCGAGGTCAAGAAACGGATTGACAAACTCCGGGCTGAACAGGCCGAGTTCACCCAGATATTAAAGGAACACGCCAAGCAGGACGGCAATGTGGTCCTGACCGACCTGCGCCATCTGAACAATGTCCCGACCGGCAACCGGTTCCTGGTCTACACCATGTTCCCTGAGGCCAATGCCGAGGTGCGGATATTCTGGGGCAAGGCCAAGCAGAACGTGGTCATTGCCTGCGGGCACAGCATCTTCAACCGGACCTGTAAGGCCAATGTCGGCCGGATGCTGGCCGAATACGGGGGCGGCGGCCATACCGGCGCCGGCACCTGCCAGGTGCCTGTGGAAAAGTCCGAGCAGGTCATAAAGGAAATCATACAAAGATTAAAAGAAAATAAATAA
- a CDS encoding DUF1080 domain-containing protein, giving the protein MRQIPDRMFLRWLSPLAIGLFFILNVFPDEESAQIYFKKAKEQVQKKNYPAALGLFQKAIDEAPDFPDAYFERGVFFWQMKEMAEAAKDFTKASELLEKMEKRSDAQAKLSAKIITYLNEYGKISSEFDEMNAKYMTKFLDLAGKYPQSANEYLLGLMERLSAMEPDRKEITEQLNLFRMNLMNEEKNLMDPLFNGDNLDGWDISKKAWWKVENGAITGGNLEPGMIQLQHTRVLEGNYVISLDVRLEETPGDQFFGIAFAVIDYDHTFYWYAIRENSICLFRYSSRGEAVPNLSRLADRALPDTFKAGDWNNLRFMIKGEKVSCYLNGELQFEANIPEGKQTRFKGLPALSAEKCKASFRNILYLSE; this is encoded by the coding sequence ATGAGACAGATACCAGATAGAATGTTTTTGCGCTGGCTCAGCCCGCTGGCCATCGGGTTATTTTTTATTCTGAACGTCTTCCCGGACGAGGAATCGGCCCAGATTTATTTCAAAAAAGCCAAAGAACAGGTCCAGAAAAAGAACTATCCGGCCGCGCTGGGATTATTCCAGAAAGCCATCGACGAGGCGCCTGACTTCCCGGACGCTTATTTTGAGCGGGGTGTATTCTTCTGGCAGATGAAAGAAATGGCCGAGGCCGCCAAGGATTTTACCAAGGCCAGCGAACTGCTGGAAAAAATGGAAAAACGCAGCGATGCCCAAGCCAAACTTTCAGCTAAAATCATAACTTATCTGAATGAATACGGCAAAATCAGTTCCGAATTCGACGAGATGAACGCTAAATACATGACCAAATTCCTGGACCTGGCCGGCAAATACCCGCAGAGCGCCAATGAATACCTGCTTGGTCTTATGGAACGCCTATCCGCTATGGAACCAGACCGAAAAGAAATCACCGAACAGTTAAACCTGTTCCGGATGAACCTTATGAACGAGGAAAAAAACCTTATGGATCCCTTATTTAACGGCGATAACCTGGACGGATGGGATATCTCCAAGAAGGCCTGGTGGAAAGTAGAAAATGGCGCCATCACCGGCGGTAATTTGGAGCCGGGAATGATCCAGCTTCAGCACACCCGAGTGCTGGAGGGGAATTATGTGATTTCCCTGGATGTCCGGCTGGAAGAAACGCCGGGCGACCAGTTTTTCGGTATTGCCTTTGCTGTGATTGATTACGACCATACGTTTTATTGGTATGCTATCCGGGAAAACAGCATCTGTCTGTTTAGGTATTCATCCAGGGGTGAAGCGGTTCCAAACCTAAGCCGGCTGGCCGACCGGGCGTTGCCCGATACATTCAAAGCCGGTGATTGGAATAACTTGAGGTTTATGATAAAAGGAGAAAAGGTTTCATGTTATTTAAACGGCGAATTACAATTTGAGGCTAACATCCCCGAAGGAAAGCAGACCCGATTCAAAGGATTGCCGGCCTTAAGCGCTGAAAAATGCAAGGCATCATTCCGCAATATTCTTTATCTGTCAGAATAA
- a CDS encoding tetratricopeptide repeat protein, whose translation MAYAKYCIISITIILVCFLAVSSLFPDDAIAREFIAKGDESLKKGEFPRALEFYQKALKESPEMPEVHFKIGEAHLKMDEKPRCRQAFKKCISLIDGLAKPSLVLIQLKKKAEEILNKLKAEDPSSKLIETEGRAIEQEYIKQLLGFTRKNRAKDNFFSEQALKRILKLDPKNSEAKKMYDEIVQGVFLPRWKPLPMGELAADWLPENPNDWDIEDGNILVAKLLNKGSGNRRKDLWLEGDFTVALDFRVDETLESRPGPYSAGIMLGDRTGMNTRGISVVDEKVVKLVGVVNKERKEFSTKPLPDNYKKGEWNQLKVEISQGDLYRIYINNNLVIEYRTEVCGGVLAIWAQLCQVRFKDIKLLK comes from the coding sequence ATGGCATATGCAAAATACTGCATCATTTCCATTACTATAATTCTTGTCTGTTTTTTAGCCGTCAGTTCCTTATTCCCGGACGATGCGATTGCCCGGGAATTTATAGCCAAGGGCGATGAGTCGCTGAAAAAAGGCGAGTTTCCACGCGCCCTGGAGTTCTACCAGAAAGCCCTCAAGGAAAGCCCGGAAATGCCGGAGGTCCACTTCAAAATCGGGGAAGCGCACTTAAAAATGGATGAAAAGCCCCGGTGCCGCCAGGCATTCAAAAAATGTATTTCACTTATCGACGGGCTGGCCAAGCCGAGCTTGGTCCTGATTCAGCTCAAGAAGAAAGCCGAGGAAATCCTGAATAAACTGAAAGCGGAAGACCCCAGCAGCAAGTTAATAGAAACCGAGGGCCGGGCGATTGAGCAGGAATATATCAAACAGTTACTGGGTTTCACCAGGAAAAACCGGGCCAAGGATAATTTTTTCTCCGAACAGGCGCTCAAACGGATCCTTAAGCTGGACCCCAAAAACTCCGAGGCGAAAAAGATGTACGACGAGATAGTTCAGGGCGTCTTCCTGCCGCGCTGGAAGCCGCTGCCGATGGGTGAGCTGGCCGCGGACTGGCTGCCCGAAAACCCGAATGACTGGGACATAGAAGACGGCAATATTTTGGTGGCCAAACTGCTTAATAAAGGCTCCGGCAATCGCCGGAAAGATTTATGGTTGGAAGGTGATTTTACCGTCGCTTTGGACTTCCGAGTTGACGAAACCCTGGAAAGCCGGCCCGGGCCGTATTCGGCCGGTATTATGCTGGGTGATCGGACCGGCATGAATACCCGGGGTATATCCGTGGTGGACGAAAAAGTGGTTAAATTAGTTGGTGTCGTTAATAAGGAGCGCAAGGAATTCAGCACCAAACCCCTGCCTGATAATTACAAGAAAGGCGAGTGGAACCAGTTGAAGGTGGAAATCTCGCAAGGTGATTTATACCGCATATATATCAATAATAACCTGGTGATTGAATATCGGACCGAGGTCTGCGGCGGCGTCCTGGCCATTTGGGCCCAGCTTTGCCAGGTGCGGTTTAAGGATATCAAGCTCCTGAAGTGA
- a CDS encoding HD domain-containing protein encodes MATSIGHKFVKDLAAYEPIDQVFQLVTKQQRKTKTGSIYFRLELRDKTGKVATNIWDNIAQLDSISEYSFVRIKGQVDLYQGELQLKTSSIAPASDKDINPDFFAVHTALDIEALYNRLTNVLARVKDPHLVKLLEAFVKDEDFIERFKKSPAAVEKHQPYTGGLMEHTLNMANLALSVGQQYQTLNLDLLLVGIFLHDIGKIREYETKVTPQITDEGRLVGHTVFGILMLNEKVNKIKGFPTEYTTLLEHLIASHHGEREYGAPVLPMTQEAIVLHYLDNLDARLGEYQLLIQNAPKNSNWTEWSKGLERKFFIPH; translated from the coding sequence ATGGCTACTTCAATCGGACACAAATTCGTCAAGGACCTGGCCGCTTATGAACCCATAGACCAGGTGTTCCAGTTGGTCACCAAGCAGCAGCGCAAGACCAAGACCGGCTCCATCTATTTCCGGCTGGAACTGCGCGACAAGACCGGCAAGGTGGCGACTAACATCTGGGACAACATCGCCCAGTTGGATTCTATCTCCGAATATTCCTTCGTCCGCATCAAGGGCCAGGTGGATTTATACCAGGGCGAGCTCCAGCTCAAGACCTCATCCATTGCCCCGGCCTCGGATAAGGACATCAATCCGGACTTCTTTGCCGTGCACACGGCGCTGGACATCGAGGCGCTCTATAACCGGCTGACCAATGTCCTGGCCCGCGTCAAAGACCCGCATCTGGTCAAACTCCTAGAGGCATTTGTCAAGGACGAGGATTTTATAGAGCGGTTCAAGAAATCGCCGGCCGCGGTGGAAAAACACCAGCCATATACCGGCGGCCTGATGGAGCATACCCTAAATATGGCCAATCTGGCGCTTAGCGTGGGCCAGCAATACCAGACGCTCAATCTGGACCTGCTTCTCGTCGGCATATTCCTGCACGACATCGGCAAAATCCGGGAGTATGAGACCAAGGTCACGCCGCAAATCACGGACGAAGGCCGTCTGGTCGGCCACACGGTTTTTGGTATCCTGATGCTCAATGAGAAGGTTAACAAAATCAAGGGCTTCCCGACTGAATACACGACATTATTAGAACATCTCATAGCCAGCCATCACGGGGAGCGGGAATACGGCGCGCCGGTCCTGCCCATGACTCAGGAGGCGATTGTCCTGCACTATCTGGACAACCTCGATGCCCGGCTGGGCGAATACCAGTTGCTGATTCAGAACGCGCCCAAGAATTCTAATTGGACCGAATGGTCTAAGGGCCTGGAACGGAAGTTTTTTATTCCTCATTAG
- the pnp gene encoding polyribonucleotide nucleotidyltransferase, whose product MKHTVETEISGRKFTIETGQLAQLAHGAAVVSFGDSMVLATIVHGEKREFESDNDMLPLTVDYREKTSAAGKIPGGFFKREGRPTTKEILTMRLIDRPLRPLFSDTFRNELQLMVMVISADDEYDPDVLAINGASAALAVSDIPFNGPIAAVRVGKIGNNFIINPSYGEIDTGELDMIVAGSADAVVMVEGGSKELPEDVIVSAIAFAHKEIKKLVELQVQLQAKVKPVKMVIAEKKDDGIYDEVKKSVYKDIQAKIQTKVKSERKEALNKIKEAVIKDKTAKLTDKDEIAAVTKSIGAAMNTLEGEALRALVLSNKRIDGRSLKEIRPISGMVSFLPRNHGSALFMRGETQALVSATLGSSMDEQRIDGLAEEYTKHFMLHYNFPPFSVGEIKRLGGPGRREIGHGYLAERGIEAVLPPKDDFPYTIRIVSDILQSNGSSSMATVCGGILALMDAGVPVKKPVSGIAMGLVQEGKEVRILSDILGAEDHLGDMDFKVVGTAEGITAVQMDIKIGGISEDTIRQALAQAKEGRIHILAEMKKILAAPRAEISQYAPRFVKVRIPTDKIGALIGPGGKNIKKIQADTGATIEIEEDGTVMIYAADAEATEKTKKMVEECTATAEIGKTYKGTVTGIKDFGAFVEIMPGTEGMVHISELSDGFVGQVTDVVKMGDSIEVKVISIDPMGKVKLSRKALLVPEGTYVPSTPSSGGGGRGRPFGRDDRDRRPRR is encoded by the coding sequence ATGAAACACACAGTAGAGACCGAAATCAGCGGACGCAAGTTTACTATTGAAACCGGGCAGTTGGCCCAGCTGGCGCACGGCGCGGCCGTGGTGTCATTCGGCGATTCCATGGTCCTGGCTACCATCGTGCACGGCGAGAAACGGGAATTCGAGAGCGACAACGACATGCTGCCGCTGACTGTCGATTACCGGGAAAAGACCTCGGCCGCCGGCAAGATTCCGGGCGGATTCTTCAAGCGCGAAGGCCGGCCGACCACCAAGGAAATCCTGACCATGCGTCTGATTGACCGGCCCTTGCGGCCGCTCTTTTCCGATACCTTCCGCAACGAACTTCAGCTGATGGTTATGGTTATCTCGGCTGACGACGAATACGATCCGGATGTTCTGGCCATCAACGGCGCCTCGGCCGCTTTGGCCGTGTCCGACATCCCATTTAACGGCCCGATCGCCGCGGTGAGGGTCGGCAAAATCGGCAATAACTTCATCATTAATCCGTCCTATGGTGAAATTGACACCGGCGAACTGGATATGATCGTAGCCGGCTCGGCGGACGCCGTGGTCATGGTCGAAGGCGGCTCCAAGGAACTGCCCGAGGACGTCATTGTCTCGGCTATCGCATTCGCCCACAAGGAAATCAAGAAACTGGTCGAACTCCAGGTCCAGCTTCAGGCCAAGGTCAAACCGGTCAAGATGGTCATCGCGGAGAAAAAGGACGACGGCATATACGATGAAGTAAAGAAATCGGTTTACAAGGATATCCAGGCCAAAATCCAGACCAAGGTCAAGTCCGAGCGCAAAGAGGCGCTCAATAAGATAAAGGAAGCGGTCATCAAGGACAAGACCGCCAAACTCACCGACAAGGACGAAATCGCCGCGGTGACCAAGTCAATCGGCGCGGCTATGAACACGTTGGAAGGCGAGGCGCTGCGCGCTTTGGTCCTGAGCAACAAGCGCATCGACGGCCGGTCATTGAAGGAAATCCGGCCGATTTCCGGTATGGTCAGCTTCCTGCCCCGGAACCACGGCTCGGCCCTGTTTATGCGGGGCGAGACCCAGGCGCTGGTCTCGGCCACGCTCGGCTCGTCCATGGACGAACAGAGAATCGACGGCCTGGCTGAGGAATACACCAAGCACTTCATGCTCCATTATAATTTCCCGCCGTTTTCGGTGGGTGAAATCAAGCGCCTGGGCGGCCCGGGCCGCCGGGAAATCGGGCACGGCTATCTGGCCGAACGCGGCATCGAGGCCGTCCTGCCTCCCAAGGATGATTTCCCTTACACCATCCGCATTGTTTCTGATATCCTCCAGTCCAACGGCTCGTCCTCAATGGCCACGGTTTGCGGCGGCATACTGGCGTTAATGGATGCCGGAGTGCCGGTGAAAAAACCCGTGTCCGGCATTGCCATGGGCCTGGTCCAGGAAGGCAAGGAAGTCAGAATCCTTTCCGATATCCTGGGCGCTGAAGACCACTTAGGCGACATGGATTTCAAGGTGGTCGGCACAGCCGAAGGCATCACGGCCGTCCAGATGGATATCAAGATCGGCGGCATCTCCGAAGACACCATCCGCCAGGCATTGGCCCAGGCCAAGGAAGGCCGGATTCACATCCTGGCTGAGATGAAAAAGATCCTGGCTGCTCCGCGCGCCGAGATTTCACAGTATGCCCCGCGCTTTGTCAAGGTGCGCATCCCAACCGACAAAATCGGAGCGCTCATCGGTCCGGGTGGCAAGAACATCAAGAAAATCCAGGCCGATACCGGAGCTACTATTGAAATTGAAGAAGACGGCACGGTTATGATTTACGCGGCCGATGCCGAAGCCACTGAAAAGACCAAGAAGATGGTCGAGGAATGCACCGCCACGGCTGAAATCGGCAAGACCTACAAAGGCACGGTTACTGGTATCAAGGATTTCGGCGCATTCGTTGAGATCATGCCCGGCACCGAAGGCATGGTCCATATCTCCGAGCTATCGGATGGCTTTGTCGGCCAGGTCACCGACGTGGTCAAGATGGGCGATTCCATTGAGGTCAAGGTTATTTCCATAGACCCGATGGGCAAGGTCAAACTCAGCCGCAAGGCGCTGTTGGTACCTGAAGGCACCTATGTGCCCAGCACCCCGAGCAGCGGCGGCGGCGGCAGAGGCCGGCCCTTTGGCCGGGATGACCGCGACCGTCGGCCCAGGAGATAA
- the rpsO gene encoding 30S ribosomal protein S15: MALTLEAKTKVIKKHQLNKKDTGSADVQIAILTERINTLASHFQHFPKDHNSRRGLLKMIGNRSALLKYLANHEPERYQKIIKDLNIRK; the protein is encoded by the coding sequence ATGGCATTAACCTTAGAAGCCAAAACCAAGGTCATCAAGAAGCACCAGCTGAACAAGAAGGACACCGGTTCGGCCGATGTCCAGATCGCTATCCTGACCGAGCGGATCAATACCCTGGCCAGCCATTTCCAGCATTTTCCCAAGGACCATAACTCCCGCCGCGGTCTCTTGAAGATGATTGGAAACCGTTCCGCACTCCTTAAGTATCTGGCTAACCACGAGCCGGAGCGCTACCAGAAGATAATTAAGGATCTGAACATCAGGAAATAA
- a CDS encoding FHA domain-containing protein, whose amino-acid sequence MTQIILKDQGASQAFNITKDITTIGRSSKNDVVIRQGELSRFHCQIRKTGDDYVIVDLDSRNGIYFDGNRVKEKKLVAGDEIQIGKASIIFEKEIPKPDQPPAQDKPVAPAVPGPAAGLSADEFIAQGRKNAFSMLVKVFIIAAIVFIVFGYGYIKFKELAGLKMNIISKNSSFEEPAQPANLPNGWLSLTDTKARVTVSDREFQDGKYSLLVEKMPNNGEFCTELHHSSVIKMPSYDISSQYVQIYTFSGWVKSDPFKKSLSGYRISWFDNSHQLIRDDYTEFTGGTKEWRNLTSSTKPPAEAAYGKFSCVVLGTESLVYFDNVSVLQTLSNALPSSANKIERAALDNQLFKLTVWHSGIWKLENSQSSEGLDLNGELVFKPSNLESRQSFYNHSKILTANNERIQANVQMINPLSLEMINVNVESSISPTMTMTYNFPAELYTYLRDKYFSLVSAIPAGNIRYVKLISDSGVKEISLYDKTTEKVASINIGLTNNIISIKYLQPVELTITRDSDVLYFTQIFQPATFGSAAEPRLSFGLEFDLKSLTQSQTDWERFLIQAQEAEKSNNLGEAIELYRTIIMGIGKTAEMTPAVEAKLNTLENAARDRVQNIIDLLSTARLLKDFGLYERVSKLAWETSKTYKKTEYGERAKDIIQEIKTETDQLKGSDTKQNAEKMLAIADGFAKENQNNLAGWLYEEIIQRYAGSPAAKQAKENLEKIKK is encoded by the coding sequence ATGACACAGATAATCCTAAAAGATCAGGGCGCGTCCCAAGCCTTTAATATCACCAAGGATATCACGACCATCGGGCGAAGCAGCAAGAACGACGTGGTCATCCGCCAGGGCGAACTGTCGCGTTTCCACTGCCAGATCCGCAAGACCGGGGACGACTATGTCATCGTTGACCTGGACAGCCGGAACGGCATCTATTTTGACGGCAATCGGGTCAAGGAGAAGAAGCTGGTGGCCGGGGACGAGATACAAATCGGCAAGGCCAGCATAATATTTGAAAAAGAAATACCCAAGCCGGACCAGCCGCCGGCGCAGGACAAACCCGTTGCCCCGGCAGTTCCCGGACCGGCCGCCGGGTTATCGGCTGACGAATTCATCGCCCAGGGCCGCAAGAATGCATTTTCTATGCTGGTTAAAGTATTCATTATCGCGGCCATCGTTTTCATTGTCTTCGGTTACGGTTATATTAAATTCAAAGAGCTCGCGGGCTTGAAGATGAATATCATCTCAAAAAATTCGTCATTTGAAGAACCGGCCCAGCCGGCCAATCTGCCCAATGGCTGGCTGTCTCTGACCGATACCAAAGCGCGCGTCACCGTCAGCGACCGGGAATTCCAGGATGGCAAATATTCCCTGTTGGTGGAAAAAATGCCGAACAACGGTGAATTCTGCACCGAACTCCACCACAGTTCTGTTATCAAGATGCCGTCTTATGACATATCAAGCCAGTACGTGCAGATATACACTTTCAGCGGCTGGGTCAAATCCGACCCTTTCAAGAAATCACTGTCCGGTTACCGAATCAGCTGGTTCGACAATAGCCACCAGTTGATCAGGGATGATTACACCGAATTCACCGGCGGGACCAAGGAATGGCGTAATCTCACCTCCAGCACCAAGCCTCCCGCGGAGGCAGCTTACGGCAAGTTTTCCTGCGTAGTCCTCGGAACGGAATCATTGGTATATTTTGATAATGTTTCGGTATTACAAACACTCTCCAACGCGCTTCCCTCATCAGCCAACAAGATTGAACGAGCGGCGCTGGACAACCAATTATTCAAATTGACGGTTTGGCACTCAGGCATCTGGAAATTGGAAAACAGCCAGTCATCGGAAGGCTTGGACCTGAACGGCGAATTGGTTTTTAAGCCGTCGAACCTGGAATCACGCCAGAGTTTTTACAACCACAGCAAGATTCTGACTGCAAACAACGAGCGTATCCAGGCCAACGTCCAGATGATCAATCCGCTCTCGCTGGAAATGATTAACGTCAATGTGGAGAGTTCCATCAGTCCGACCATGACAATGACTTACAATTTCCCGGCGGAATTATACACCTACCTGCGCGATAAATATTTCTCGCTGGTCAGTGCTATTCCGGCCGGCAATATCAGATACGTAAAACTGATAAGCGACTCGGGCGTAAAGGAAATCTCGTTATATGACAAAACCACGGAAAAGGTGGCCAGCATAAATATCGGGCTGACCAACAATATCATTTCTATAAAGTATCTGCAGCCAGTTGAACTAACAATAACCCGTGACTCTGACGTCCTATATTTTACCCAGATCTTCCAACCGGCGACTTTCGGGAGCGCCGCCGAACCCAGGCTGTCTTTCGGGCTGGAGTTTGACCTGAAATCATTGACCCAAAGCCAAACGGATTGGGAACGGTTCCTAATTCAGGCCCAGGAAGCAGAAAAAAGCAATAATCTGGGCGAAGCCATAGAATTATACCGGACTATCATCATGGGAATAGGTAAAACAGCGGAAATGACTCCGGCGGTGGAGGCCAAATTAAATACGCTGGAGAATGCCGCCCGGGACCGGGTTCAAAATATCATTGACCTTCTGTCCACGGCCAGATTGCTTAAGGATTTCGGATTGTACGAGCGGGTATCAAAACTGGCCTGGGAAACATCTAAGACATATAAAAAGACCGAATACGGCGAGCGGGCCAAGGACATTATCCAGGAAATAAAAACCGAGACCGACCAGCTAAAAGGCTCTGACACCAAACAGAATGCCGAAAAGATGCTGGCGATTGCGGACGGTTTTGCCAAAGAGAACCAGAATAACCTGGCCGGCTGGCTTTACGAAGAAATTATCCAGCGCTATGCCGGAAGCCCGGCGGCCAAGCAGGCCAAAGAAAACCTGGAAAAGATAAAGAAATAG